GCCTGCCGGACGACTTCGATCCCTTCGCGCCGCCACCGCCGCCGCCCGCCTTGCCACCCGCGCTGCCGCCGGCCGCGAGCATGGCGCCGCCGGCCGCCGTCGACGCCTTCGCCGACCTGATGCCCAGCGAGAACCGCAGCTCGCTGGACGATCTGTTCGGCCTGCCGCAGACGGGCGCCCAGGATCCGCTGGCCGACTTCATGGCCGGCGCCGCGACGACCCGCGGCACGCCGTCTGACGGTCTGTCCACCGACCCGCTGGCCCTGTTCGATGCGGCGCCCAGCACCGTGCCGCGTGCCTCGGCCACCCTCGCACCGGAGGCGGCCGCCCTGCACGACCACACACCGGTGCTGGCCTCGGCCTTCAACCCGCCGCCGCTGCGCCAGCCGGCTCCGCCGCCGCCACCGCGCCCCGAACCCGCGCCGATTGCCGCACCGCGCGCGATGGCCGCGGCGGGCGACGCTGCGCTCTGGGCCGCCTTCTGCGAGGGCGCCGGCATCCGCCCCGATCCGGCGCAGCAGGGCGGCACGACGCCAGAGCAGATGCGCCTGGTCGGCGAGCTGCTGCGCACGGCGGTCGACGGCGCGCTGCAGATGATGGCGGTGCGCGCCGCCACCAAGCATGAGCTGCGCGCCCAGGTCACGATGATCCGCGCGCGCGACAACAACCCGCTGAAGTTCTCGCCCGACGCCCAGTCGGCGCTGGAGCAGCTGCTGCAGCCGCCGGTGCGCGGCTTCCTGCCCGGCGCTGCCGCGATGAACGACGCAATGCAGGACCTGGTCGGCCACACCATCGGCACCATGGCCGGCACCCGCGCCGCGCTGGAGGGCGTGCTGGGGCGCTTCCGCCCCGAGGTGCTGGAAGCCAAGCTGGCCGGCCGCTCGATGCTGGACAGCGTGCTGCCGCTGAACCGCAAGGCCAAGCTGTGGGACCTGTACCTGCAGCATTACGAGGCCATCCGCGAGGAGGCGCAGGAGGAATTCCACACCCTGTTCGGCAAGGCCTTCCTGGAGGCCTACGAAGAGCAGCTGGAGCGGCTGCGCCAACGCAAGAGCGCGGCGGCTTGAAAGTGGACCACCCCCTACCGGCTCGCCCGTGGGACCGGCGGAGCCGGACCCCAGGGCGTCGCCGGTTCGGAGATACCC
This genomic stretch from Roseateles sp. DAIF2 harbors:
- the tagH gene encoding type VI secretion system-associated FHA domain protein TagH, producing the protein MPLILRAVSLNDLPLTQPITALFDAQGGTIGRADHNTLALPDPERHISRQQAEIRAGASGFLICNVGSANPITVRGQPLPQGQTMPLAHRDEVRIGGYLLEVIDNAAGAAEGATVVQRAPETPTRPAVAAARPAAVIDPFADPLSDPFAILSRPSTAAPPPSVSAPPAPAFARLPDDFDPFAPPPPPPALPPALPPAASMAPPAAVDAFADLMPSENRSSLDDLFGLPQTGAQDPLADFMAGAATTRGTPSDGLSTDPLALFDAAPSTVPRASATLAPEAAALHDHTPVLASAFNPPPLRQPAPPPPPRPEPAPIAAPRAMAAAGDAALWAAFCEGAGIRPDPAQQGGTTPEQMRLVGELLRTAVDGALQMMAVRAATKHELRAQVTMIRARDNNPLKFSPDAQSALEQLLQPPVRGFLPGAAAMNDAMQDLVGHTIGTMAGTRAALEGVLGRFRPEVLEAKLAGRSMLDSVLPLNRKAKLWDLYLQHYEAIREEAQEEFHTLFGKAFLEAYEEQLERLRQRKSAAA